In Pseudomonas fluorescens, one genomic interval encodes:
- a CDS encoding TolC family outer membrane protein encodes MRLHLFKALPFALAASFVQAQSLPEAMQQALDVHPEIQAGVNSRLAADYQLKAAKGGYLPKVDLLGGYGREGTDSVTTRANGGGNHWETLNRSESSLRLSQMVFDGFATSSEVGRQQATVNSRAYSLLGTSERTALTVAQVYLDVLTRREFVRLAEENLKSHQRIYDQIQLRTQRGVGSGADLDQAEARMAQARNNLITEQTNLADSETNFLSAVGQMPDQLERPAPFMAMMPANLNEARTQMLENSPILRSAESDIAAAEKQYETAKSTFYPRFDAELGRTADNDLDGQNGHNNEWQAMLRMRFNLYSGGSNKADLESKSYLSNQALDIRNNALRQLNEELGLAWNALNNANAQVPIAQQYVDHSTAVRTAYQRQFSLGERTLLDLLDSENELFTASRRLAEIKNIQLFTQYRIKATMGELLKSQGVVAPLASVVQNDVKPKVQLPGMN; translated from the coding sequence ATGCGTTTGCACTTGTTCAAGGCTCTACCGTTCGCCCTCGCCGCCTCTTTCGTCCAAGCACAATCCTTACCAGAAGCCATGCAACAGGCACTGGATGTCCATCCGGAAATCCAGGCGGGGGTCAACAGTCGTTTGGCCGCGGATTATCAGTTAAAGGCAGCCAAAGGTGGATACCTGCCCAAGGTAGATCTGCTGGGCGGTTATGGCCGTGAGGGCACTGACAGCGTGACCACGCGCGCCAACGGTGGCGGCAACCACTGGGAAACTTTGAACCGCAGCGAGTCAAGTTTACGTCTCTCGCAAATGGTTTTTGACGGTTTTGCCACGTCCAGCGAAGTCGGGCGTCAACAAGCCACCGTCAACTCCCGCGCCTACTCGCTGCTCGGCACTTCCGAGCGCACCGCGCTGACCGTCGCCCAGGTGTACCTGGACGTGCTGACCCGCCGCGAATTCGTGCGTCTGGCCGAAGAAAACCTCAAAAGCCACCAGCGCATCTATGATCAGATCCAGCTACGCACCCAGCGCGGCGTTGGTAGCGGCGCTGACCTTGATCAGGCTGAAGCGCGGATGGCTCAGGCCCGCAACAACCTGATCACCGAACAGACCAACCTCGCCGACTCCGAGACCAACTTCCTCAGTGCCGTCGGCCAGATGCCTGACCAGTTGGAGCGCCCGGCGCCGTTCATGGCGATGATGCCGGCCAACCTCAATGAAGCCCGTACGCAGATGCTGGAAAACAGCCCGATCCTGCGCTCGGCCGAGTCCGATATCGCCGCTGCCGAGAAGCAGTACGAAACCGCCAAGTCGACGTTCTACCCACGTTTCGACGCCGAGCTGGGACGCACCGCCGACAACGATCTCGATGGTCAGAACGGCCACAACAACGAGTGGCAGGCGATGCTGCGCATGCGCTTCAACCTGTATTCGGGCGGCAGCAACAAGGCCGATCTGGAATCCAAGTCGTACCTGTCGAACCAGGCGCTGGACATCCGCAACAACGCCCTGCGTCAGTTGAACGAAGAACTGGGCCTGGCCTGGAACGCCCTGAACAACGCCAATGCGCAGGTGCCGATCGCGCAGCAGTACGTTGATCACAGCACCGCCGTGCGTACCGCCTACCAGCGTCAGTTCAGCCTCGGCGAGCGCACCCTGCTCGATTTGCTCGACAGCGAAAACGAGTTGTTCACCGCTTCGCGCCGTTTGGCCGAGATCAAGAACATTCAGTTATTTACTCAGTATCGAATCAAGGCGACCATGGGCGAGTTGCTCAAGAGCCAGGGAGTGGTCGCACCATTGGCATCCGTCGTGCAGAACGATGTGAAGCCGAAGGTCCAACTGCCGGGTATGAATTGA